The Scomber scombrus chromosome 19, fScoSco1.1, whole genome shotgun sequence DNA window tctttttctttagtaTCTCCATCACAAATATGGCCTGGACTTCCGCTGCCTACGTTACCCAGGTGTGATATCGGTCAACACTCCTCCTGGGGGAGGAACAACAGGTATTGCTTCACCCAGCCTCTGAGTATGCATATGTATACACTATAATCATGCTGGATGTCTTGGACTAAACCCCTCGTGCCTTTGTTTTCACAGACTATGCAGTTCAAATCTTCCATGATGCTCTCAGCACAGGTCACCATGAGTGCTACCTGCGTCCGGACACCCGTCTTCCCATGATGCATATCTCTGACTGCCACCGTGCCACGGTCGAGTTCATGCAGGCTCCAGAGTGCCAGCTGTCCCTGCGTACCTACAACATCGCAGCCATGAGCTTCACTCCAGAAGAGGTGGCCTCAGAAATCCGCAAGCACCTTCCTCACCTCAAAGTCACCTACAATCCTGACTCTGTCCGCCAGACCATCGGTACGACTTAACGCAGAGGGTACACTTTCTATCCAGGATCAGGTGTTTGCATCTGGCTGTCTGTCAATCACATACGTGTGATATAACAGATACTTCTCTATTCTATATTTATGTTCTTTCAACTAAAAATCTAGATTGGGAGGAAGATTGGGAATGCTATAATGCTTTGGTAGTAAAATCTGTGAAAGGGCTTCACCCCCAAGTGCTTGTCATCCCACAAAATACAATTGGAGAATTTTGATACATAGCATTTAAGCAAATGACATGACACAAATacaactatatttaaaaaataaaaaaaagactttgattGGCCTAGTAAACCATTGGTCCAATTTTGATTAAACTGGACTTTTGGAAGCATTTCGGCACTGGTAATTGCAAGAGTACTTGTCCAATTATATCATGGTAGATGAAATGTTTACTTGAAATCAGGTTTcactatttaaaaataagaaagattTGTAATGTAGTAGGTGTCGTGCTGTTTTCTGGGATTAAAGCAACAATGAGTTTTTACTTCTGGCTTCACCTCCTAATTTTGAAATCATTTGTTGGATTGATATTATTGAAGTTTTACAACAACATAAAAGTAATGTACTCGTCTTGTCTGTGACTTTGCAGCAGACAGCTGGCCAGTGAGGTTTGATGACACCAATGCCAGGAGAGATTGGGGCTGGGCACCAGCCTTCGGGCTTGAGGAGCTGGTGTCAGACATGCTACGCTCCATTCGAAACAAGAGGGCCAGCGAGGGCTTGCCAGTCAGCTAGCGAAACCTGCTCATCAAAGACTGACCTAATGCCCTATTCCTAACTTTTCTTCAGCCTGCATTTACACACAATGCACTTCGTTTCACTCTCTTACAACCTGTTGACCAGTATCCTATGTTCCACTGGAGCATTAGAGCAATGAGCCAGGGACTGTTTGTAAAGTATTCTCAGTCACAACCTCACTCACTATACACTGGAGAGTCATACATgttcacacaaagacacacatttcagtctttttcagGGAATCATATACTGTCAAACCTTctcttcatttttgttgttttaactgTTATCATGGTATAAACATCACTTTAAACATGGGTATGTTCCTCCAGATGGAACAGCAAATTACTTATTTCTTAAGCTTTAAAACTGTCAAGTTAATTACATCCATGTACACAACAGTCTGCTACAATATCTATCACACTATGGAACTATGGACCAGTTGCACATTAGCGTAGCAAACCTGTGGTACACTATGACTCCAGAATCATCTGGAACAGCTGGCTTAGATTTTTCTGAACTATAATGACTAATAGTGTATTCTGACTGTTTTATGGAGCAGACTTTTATAAGATAGTCTATGAAATGAAAATCATATACTGAATACCCTGCTAGCCAAAATGTACGTATAAAAATCCACTACCTTTGTGTAgatctaatctaatctgatctaaATTTGTGGCATTTAACGAAAAagccttttctcccttttttgcCAGCAGTGGGATTTTGGTAATGATTGAGTACCAATAACAAAAATTGCCTTATTTACCCTAAATTACTTTGaaaaacaatgtattaaaaatgcAGTGTACTTTGAATCAGAccttgaataataaaaaaaaaaaagttatttaaccAGTAGTAGTGATTATTGTATGTTGCTAAACTTCTGATGAATTATGTGATGTTTAGGATGATGTTGGTAACAATAATATTGATTATGGTATAAGGAAGTACAATTCTGACGCACTTTCACTTGAGTATCTCCATTTTTATGTAATGCTATGTCATGTCATTTTTGGGTTGTCCATCCCATTCACAAATGTCTATTAGGACTCAGTGAACTGATTAGtatttggtggtcaaaggtcaaggtcactgtgacctcacaaaacatgtttttggctATAACACAAGAATTCATATGAtaattatgacaatgttttgcACAAATGTATAGTACGATAagatgatgaagtgatgacgTTTTATATCCAAGGTCAACTTCACTGTGGCATTATAATGTTCtgcaaaaacattattttggtcattatTCAACTCCATAATtcaggaagagaaggagagatttGTGACCATATTTCAGATTTGGTGGATACTGAATTGATGACAGTAATCTTGGGTGCCCACCATGATTTTATTAAATTCCTTCCAAGTcttcactacaaatattatGTATACAAGTATGGACAGAAATGTATAtaaactgcaacttgactggtTGGTGGTATACAACAGTGAGGCAGTGGTtcttgttatgttatgttatgttatgttatgttatgttatgttatgttatgatgCTTGACCTCTACTACATTTTAAAGGGAAACTGTATACtttctacttcactacatttatcaGATAACTATAACTACAGGTGATTttgcaaattcatttttttaacaaagtatattatcaacaaataaaacacgATGTATTGTTATAGATTAAACTACCCAGTTAAAGTATTGAATTGTAGAATGATGCTCCAAATCGAACagctaaaatgttaaaatgcggcattaatgaatcaataattAGTTTTGAATGGTTGAATAGTTGTGTTTATTAACAGTAAGTGGGTCAGGATTCATTACTCCGCAGATGTAATAACTATTTCTTCCCGTAGAGGCGCTCTCCTCCTGCGGCTTGCCTCTGAATTTCCCCGGAGCCACACGTCTTTCTCAACAGCGCCTGCTAACATTCACTCTCTTCGACAATGGACGCGGGCTTCTTCCGCGTAAGATATTTAAACTTCTTtgtttgactctttttttcGTGTGCTGCTAAGTGTAGCGatattcatgtatgtgtgtcttgttCAGAGAATTAATATGGCATGTGTCTTTGGGTGGAGGGCCATCCAGTTAGCAACGGTTCGGTCAGGGCCCCGACTATTAACTGATATTAGGCAATCTTGAGTTTTGCTATGCGCTCTGTCCCAACTAGGTTTTGCGCCAGGCTTTACATgttataataaatcataaagTGTTAACTTTGCAGCTTCGTGTGCCGTAGTTTCGTTTGTAAGAATAATAGCCTTTTCACGTTTATGTGCAAGCAGACACACTTCCAGGAAGTAGACGGGTCATCTCTAGCTAACATTCGCTTGGTGCTGCTAATTTGTTAGCCTTGGCTAAAGATGGCGCCCGGGCGGTGCATCGCTTCTAAGCTAGTCACGACCACTAATACGCTAATGAGTACAGCAAAATATGTGTTGTATGCTGTGGTCAGAGGAATTAGCATGATCCAGTTTTaagcatcattttttaatataacataaaatTGCAGAAGTACGTTATTGTAATGTTTGCTATGTGAACCTTGTGTTTTGGTTTCTATGTCATGTTACTATGCAGAAAAGTTACGCAGGGCAACAACAGCAAAGTTTATGTGCAAATTAAAGAGTCCTTCAGACATACGCTGCTGTGCGTGTCGGTTATGATTGTTAATTGATACTGAACAAGCTGTTtaacattattgtttttttctttagggCACAAGTGCGGAGCAAGACAACCGGTTCAGCAACAAGCACAAGAAACTGCTGAAGCAGCTGAAGTTTGCAGAATGTCTGGACAAGAAGGTAGAGAAGATCATCtttttaaaagtaacaaaacaaacaatttctATTCCTAATAAATTGTTGCATTAGAAAGGTTAGATGGGTGATGCATGTAGAAATTTCATTCTGATAGCATAAACCTGTGAAACACACAGCCCCCTGTTAACACTAGCTTTAGGTCACTGCAATCCATTTATTGGCACTGTTAAGTGGGTGCTGATGGTTGTTTATTTGACCCTTAGGTGGACATGACCAAAGTGAACCTGGAAGTCATCAAACCTTGGATTACCAAGCGCGTGACAGAGATTCTGGGGTTCGAGGATGACGTCGTCATAGAGTTCATATTTAACCAGCTTGAGGAAAAGGTAatgtctttctttgtgtttattttgttgatgttttttgaaCAAAACGTTTATAAATTTGAGGAAAATGCTTAGTCAGTAAGAAGGGATATAATTAAATAATGCTCATCCTAGTCAAAATGAATGGGTAAAGTAACAATTGGTGTAAAACTGATTTATAATGACATAACCATGTTTTTGCTGTTATGTGACAAAGTGCCTTTATTCAGCAGTCTTCTAATGATGATgtgatttatgatttaaaagGCCTGAACCAATATGGATGTTATACCTTGCATCAGAAGTATAGCACCAACACCTAATTAGCTCTCTCCTGAGCCCAAAGTCACTGAGCCCAACTCTCCCTTCATGATGCAGTGTGTGGTTTGAGGTGAGTTATATGCAGGGATCACCAATATCATGTCAGTGAAAGACACACCTGAACAATGCCATAATCATATTCTTCGTAGATGTTTGCAACGCATCATTAAACTGCCCAGATCCCTTTAAACGCAACTGGAGTTATAAGCTCAAAACAGGAAAGTTTTAACAATTTGCCATAGTACATTGTTAGGGTAATGGAGTTCCATCTTTACATTTGTTAAAGAGTAACTTTAACCCCAAGCTGGAAAACATTGTTAAACTGACCATCTCCCCCTCTATTGGGTGTGGTCACTTGTGTCTTCTCTTGCACTTATAACCACACATAACAATGATTGGAGGGTATCTTGAACACACCCAGAGGGTACTTTATCTCTACATGGGAAGGGCATGTTAACTTAACCCACTGGAGGTCAGCAAAGACAGGATTTTCTTCTTGTATCAATTTGGCATCTCATCTGCATGTGGTCAGAGGTGCAACAGACTTGAGGAAACCATGAATTTCAGCTTGGTATTATGTTACTCTTCAAAAACTAGAGTTTCATtggatatttttaaatgtcaagttTTTTATGTTAGCAATATCATACTTTCCAGTAGAGCTTTAATGCTATAATATACAAactaatttccttttttaatactACATTATGTGTCTTCTTCATCCCATAGCTCATAGAACACTAAAGTAAAGTTAGAAAAAAGAGGAGTATCTATTCAAtggtttccctttttttatcaTACTTTGTGCCCCACTGATACATTAAAACCACTTGGGATGTCTGGGTAATGGGTAGTTTCCATTACACAGGCTAACTTTTGGAAATaggtaaaatataaatgtggtGAAAGACCCAATTCATATACGCCTAATATGCTTTAAAAGACTATTACTGGGAACCCATAGTTCCCATACCATATTgctttttataatatatatatatatataatgactTTGATGTCCCTTAAATTGTGAAAATcagatgtctctttttttaaatatatgtgacACCAGTCTAAgatctttttaatttaatttcatgctTGCTGTAGCATTTGAGGGGTGGGAAGGGCTGTTTCAGCTAAGTTTAAAGGATACTGTTGCATTATGGTAAGAAAAGGTTATTTGAATTGAGATTACGGTATCTCAGAATAATTCTATAATCAGTTGTTGAATAAAAactcctttttttgtgtaacTGTGTACTCATTATTGCTTGTTCGTCTCTTGCAATTTAGATAAATGATATAACATTAAGCTCAAGGTGGTTGAGTCTCAAGCAGTAGGGAGGCGGAAGCAAGCCAAGGGAGCTCCGTGCCCACTGATCCCACGGGACTCACTGAAGACACCGGAACTGTACTTGCAGTGTTGGGTTTTAATGCACCTTGTATTGTGGCTATTTGTTTAACTGCTGAAGTGTAGACTGTGGGGGAGACAGGGTTAACAAGGGGGTGGGTAGGGACACAGAAATGTATAGTAGTGGTAATAGCACTGTGGAAATCAAATTATGAaaaatcatttttgtatttttggatagattattatttattaattaataataattggaATAAAGGCAGTATTGCATGCAGTGTTCATATTACTAGATTTGTCTCCCCTCAAGTAGCTCGCATTCTCAGTTTAATGAGTTTGTGAGTACAATTTAAATCAATTACACTTTTACGTTATGAGTCCAGTATTGAACCCAGAGTTGGTAAATACATTTAGTCAGTGTCTATTTGTTTTGAGTATGGTTAATTACATAGTCACAGGTATAGTTAAGTGAAGACTAGAAGGTAGGCAGTCCCATTTATGGGATCCTACCTCCCCCTAATATTGTACCTTCCATTATTTCAATGGCCATATGGTCTTTTCTCTCCCCCcttcgtgtgtgtgttgcagcacCCGGATAGCAAGGTGATGCAGATCAACCTGACAGGCTTCCTGAATGGGAAGAACGCCAGGGAGTTCATGAAGGATCTGTGGCCCCTGCTGCTGAGTGCCCAGGAGAACATTGCTGGCATCCCGTCAGCTTTTCTGGaacagaagaaggaggaaatCAAACAGAGACAGGTGAACTTCTCACTGAGCGAATAACTAACTAGGCTGTTAAGGATCTGTGGCTGCTGACAATGTTTAGGAGGCTCTACTGGGTGTACAATATGCCctaaaataatgaattacagaCCCAATAACATTGAACTCGTTGAAAATAAGATCTTATTGGTGATAATGATGTgattctcccccccccccccccattgttCTGTTTTTGACAGATTGAGCAGGAGAAGCTAGCGTCTCTGAAGAAGGTGGATGAGGataagaaggaaaaagacaagGACATCAGAGATAGAGCTCAGTCAAAGAGCCcaaggaggtaaaaaaaaaagaaaaggaaaaagctcAGTGGACAGAAGTtggatttgtgtattttttcgcagacaatgaaaatgtattctgtCCTTTCTGTCCAGGCGGAAGACAAGATCACCATCACCACGGCGAAGGTCACCAGTGAAGCGAGAAAGGAAACGAAGCCCCTCACGCTCCCCCAGACGTAAAGCCAGTCCAGTCGGAGGTAGTTCACCCCCTCCACCTCTGATGCAGCTGCCCTCAAAACCTTTGGAGCAGCTTGTGGAGCCGGACACATCAGGAAGAGCCATGCCGGAACCAGTCGTCCAAGAAGCTTCTTCGACCTGGTTTGTGGAATACTTTGTTTGAAATTTTGTCTCAAGTGGGAAGTTAGTGTAGTTtagaatatttatattattgtattgtttatattaatatttttgttttctgatattttgtgaaatttgtatttttgtattcttGATTTCTGTTCTTTTAACATGAGTTTGTTTTAGTATACAAATGTTTAGTTGTGTTTTTAggttataataaaatgatgtgGAACATTTAGGACTAGAATTATTCCTTTGTCCTGCAGTGACACAGTTGTGGAGGTGGTGAAAGCAGACTCAGTGACTGAAGTCAAAGAACCCTCCCCAGAGAAAATtcagaagaaagaggaaaggccCCGGTCTCGGGAAAGGGAAAAGGACAGCAGGAGGGAACGACCTCACCACCGCTCCCGTTCTCATTCCCGCTCTCGCAGACGACGCTCCCGTTCAAGGTAATTTCTGGCATTGATTGTATTAAGTTATTCTGGTATCCTCTGGACTTGTGTAAAAATTACATTCAAGGAAAAAATCAAGGACTTCAGAGTTGCTTTAACTTTTGTAACTCATCTTATGCCCTATTTCAGGTCTTTCTCCCCTCGTAGAAGGCAGAGTCCAAGGAGAAGAATGTCTCCTCGTCGAAGGAGCCCTCCCAGACGAGGTCCCACAGGCTCTAGACATAGACACAGGCGCTCCCCTGTCCGCAGGTTAATATGTTGCACAGGCTGTTAAAAGGGAAACATAAGAATACGGGGTTGCCTACTGGCTAAAGCAATGTCCTTAAGTCTTAAAATCTCAATTCATTTATTATctctatttttatcattttactattttattgGCATAGCCTTCACACACCCACTTTATCCTGGCTCTGCTAAAGATGTGactttagttttctttttaaaagttgttaCTGTTTGTGTCCAGCAGGAGGCGTTCTCGTTCAGCTTCATCCTCTGGCAGCAGCTCCTCAGGCTCCCGTTCACCtaaaaaagcaatgaaaagaATATCCAACACTCCACCCCGAAAACAGGCCCATCATCCGGACGCCTCCATTAGTCCTGCTGGGAAAGATAGACGGTCACCATCTCCACGGGCCAGAAGGGGCAGAGGCTCAGCGTCACCACCCAGATCATCTGGTATAGTctttttaattctttctttgttctcttaTAATTATTACCCTTTTGTTCTTGTGCTGTCAACCACATGACACTTTGGGCTCCGTAGCTCCCTCTGTGGCTATGCAATGTATTTCACTATTGGAAatcttttcctcttgtttttgaGGTTAAAGATGCAGAAAGCTGCCTTATTAACTGCTACTGAAACAAAATCACTCTGTTGCTTTTGTACAAGACTAAACTGTTATATCCTGAGTCATAAAGCAGTACAACAGTTATGAGTTATTCTAATATTGTGCCTTGTTCTTCAGGTCTGAAGCGTAAACAAGGAGGAAGGGGTGATTCTCCATCTGATAATGCCAAATCCAGACCTTCTGAAGGATCCGAGTCGGGTAAGTGTGAGATTTTGTCTGCTTTAAGAACCATAATGGCTTTTCACCTCACAGATCACAAGGAGAGGTTCACTCATACGGAGCTCTCAACCACTTCTgcttgtggggttttttttgtcttttttcgcTCACTATTAACCAGTCTTCCATGATAAGAGAGCTAAACTCAAACTAACACCAAAAGGGCCCTAATTTAAAGGATTATTTTACTAATTGATTCATCTTGCATTGACATACCACCgcagatacattttaatacagtaattgGATTCTAAAGAAGATTGGTGACACTTTACACTAAGTGTTACTTTGTATTGAGCAGGAAAGGGTCTGGTGCAGGTGCTCACCTGTTTCCTAAAAGCTTTGTTTTGACAAAATTAACTAACTTGGTGTACACAAAACATCACTCAGCTCAGAACTTAAATCAATATGTAAATTGTGaaatttatataatattttataaagcAATGGTTAAGGCTTGGTCTGTCTGAAAATTGTCAGATGACATTTCTGAGCTCTGCTGGGCTTGGTACCAGATTTTTTGCAGATGTTTTGTTAAGAAGTTGAGAGAGATGCACAGTTTAGGGATGAGAACAGCCTTGTCGCAATAACCTCAAATCAGTGGTCCCATTGGTTAGCCTGATTTGATAATTCTGTGTAATGATCATGTATTTCACTTATTCAATACATAATTAGCAAAAACATGATTAACCACATTTTATAACAACACAAGGTTCAGTAGTTGTAGGAATAAATAACTTGTGAAGTGCCATGTTCAAACCTAATAATAAAAGGGGAAAATCTAAACCACAAGGGTAtaaatctgttttctgtctAATGTAACTTTTCCATGGAAATCTACAGTATGTCTCACTGGTTTTGCTTACACTGATGGGACGCTCAATGctctacatttcagaggagGATAAAAATGAGAAAGGGGCAACAGCAGATTCGGTGCAACAGCGACGTCAGTATCGCAGACAGAATCGACAAACGTCTTCAGGTTATAAGCGTTTTTATCCCcgttctttcctctcccatacCCAAACCCTCTCTCTAACCAAGTCTCTGTCCATGTCATCTTGCACCCATCGTCTCATGGACTTTTGAAGCTGTGCCCTAACCCCAACCTTGGTGTTTCTTTCCCTCAGTCCATACAGCGTAGGCTACAGTGAAACAGTTGTTGATGTCCTATTTCTCTTTGGTTTCAGATACAGGGTCTTCCTCTTCAGAAGATGAGGGGCCCAAGAGGCCAAAGGCAGGGCCAGGTGCCAGAAATGGTGAAGCCAGGAGGCGACGTAGCCGTACACCTTCTCCACGAAGGCGACACAGGGATGCCTCTCCAAGGTCAGACACCTGGTGTTTATTTGCAACCTGAATGATTTAAACGGATGTTTACGAAAAATTAATGTTGACTagttttttgcttgtttttaattgttattttttcaaCTACTCATTCAGGAAAAGACGTTCTCCATCTCCTGGTGGACGTAGACGTCGCTCTCCTTCTCCGCCACGACGTCGCAGATCTCCCTCTCCTCCTAGACGCAGGTATAGGCATGTTTATTCCATCTACAGAGCTGTCATTTGAACGATCAAGAATTTTTCTAATAGTCTTTGGTGCTTCCCAGGTCTCCTTCCCCACCTCCCCGCCGACGATCTCCATCCCCGAGACGTTACTCTCCCCCCATCCAGCGTCGCTACAGCCCCTCACCTTTACCTCCACAGAAGAGGAGGTTTTCTAACTCTCCCTCAAAACGCTCTTCTCCAGGGGCAAAGCGACGCCCTTCCAGGTCCCCCAAGCGCAGAAGTTCTCCTGCTCAAAGGCGGCGCACACCTCCTTCTTCAGCGTCTCCACCCAGACACAGGAGAAGCCCCATGTTGCCTTCCGTGAGGCCAAGCAGGGATACACGATCTCCTGTTGCAGCAGCCAGTCGCCTCTCCCCGTCCCCCGCAAACCGCGGCCGTGCTGTTAGGGGTTCCACCAGTCCTCAGGGACGTTTTGAAACCTCTAGTACATCTCCATGTAGCCAGCGGAGGCAATCCCCCTCACACACTGGTAAACCCATCCGCAGAGTTTCCCGCACCCCAGAGCCACGTAACAACCAGAGGTAAATAAGGCAGTGAGCATTCATCCACTCGTTTTGTACACCAGAAGTCATTGTGTATATGTCATTGCCTTTTTTAatgtcacttctgctttctctaAAGACCATCTCCGAGCCCTCAGCCAATGAGGAGAGTGTCCTCCAGATCCAGATCTGTTTCCCCTCAACCAGTAGCTCCGAAACGTCCAGCTGCTGCATCTGCTTCACCCTCACCATCTCGCTCTGCCAGTGTGTCCCCACCACCAGCCAAGAAGGCCAGCAGTGGTTCAGGCAGTCAGTCACCAAGCAAGGTTTGATAtttcaactgtgtgtgtgtgtgtgtgtgtgtgtgtacacccccacacacacccccaaAGTTAAGCCTGTCTAGTGTTATAACTGGTGGCagtttaataatgtatttgtttaggGATGTGTTGGCAGTGAAAATATACAGGCAGCATTCATGAATTTGCATCTGTGCAAATACTCACAGAGCAAGTCAGAACTGTCTCTGCATTTAGTTGGAAATCTACAGTATTGTGAACAACATTGTTAtatttcttttaacattttgaccTTGGCTATGACCTTGTTAACTGAGaggttttaaatgtatcttGAACTTCAAAAAGAGATGAAGGATAGTTGAGGATAGAAGTGCCCTGGAAATTGTTATAAATGTCATAAATCCCTCCTTAGCACAGTAATGCTTTGAGCATCCTGTATTCCTTTGTGGTGTTATTCACTGGTAATGACGTCCTTACTACTTTATTATTGCAGAATTCAGACGTTGATGGcagtggaaagaaaaagaagaagaagaaggaaaagaagcacaagaaagagaagaaacacaagaaGCACAAGAAGCACAAGAAGGAGAAGAGTGGTGCTGCTGGGACTGGAGATGGACAAGAGAACCAGGGTGTGGATGAGGATGGAGAATCGAGAAAGGTTAAGTTGGTTTCTGCGCTTTTTAGCAACATTCTGATTGAGTAAATGTTAAAGGATGAAGGGCACATGAA harbors:
- the srrm1 gene encoding serine/arginine repetitive matrix protein 1 isoform X1 encodes the protein MDAGFFRGTSAEQDNRFSNKHKKLLKQLKFAECLDKKVDMTKVNLEVIKPWITKRVTEILGFEDDVVIEFIFNQLEEKHPDSKVMQINLTGFLNGKNAREFMKDLWPLLLSAQENIAGIPSAFLEQKKEEIKQRQIEQEKLASLKKVDEDKKEKDKDIRDRAQSKSPRRRKTRSPSPRRRSPVKRERKRSPSRSPRRKASPVGGSSPPPPLMQLPSKPLEQLVEPDTSGRAMPEPVVQEASSTCDTVVEVVKADSVTEVKEPSPEKIQKKEERPRSREREKDSRRERPHHRSRSHSRSRRRRSRSRSFSPRRRQSPRRRMSPRRRSPPRRGPTGSRHRHRRSPVRSRRRSRSASSSGSSSSGSRSPKKAMKRISNTPPRKQAHHPDASISPAGKDRRSPSPRARRGRGSASPPRSSGLKRKQGGRGDSPSDNAKSRPSEGSESEEDKNEKGATADSVQQRRQYRRQNRQTSSDTGSSSSEDEGPKRPKAGPGARNGEARRRRSRTPSPRRRHRDASPRKRRSPSPGGRRRRSPSPPRRRRSPSPPRRRSPSPPPRRRSPSPRRYSPPIQRRYSPSPLPPQKRRFSNSPSKRSSPGAKRRPSRSPKRRSSPAQRRRTPPSSASPPRHRRSPMLPSVRPSRDTRSPVAAASRLSPSPANRGRAVRGSTSPQGRFETSSTSPCSQRRQSPSHTGKPIRRVSRTPEPRNNQRPSPSPQPMRRVSSRSRSVSPQPVAPKRPAAASASPSPSRSASVSPPPAKKASSGSGSQSPSKNSDVDGSGKKKKKKKEKKHKKEKKHKKHKKHKKEKSGAAGTGDGQENQGVDEDGESRKESDSEVDDSLDDLEKHLREKALRSMRKAQISPSQMS
- the srrm1 gene encoding serine/arginine repetitive matrix protein 1 isoform X2, with translation MDAGFFRGTSAEQDNRFSNKHKKLLKQLKFAECLDKKVDMTKVNLEVIKPWITKRVTEILGFEDDVVIEFIFNQLEEKHPDSKVMQINLTGFLNGKNAREFMKDLWPLLLSAQENIAGIPSAFLEQKKEEIKQRQIEQEKLASLKKVDEDKKEKDKDIRDRAQSKSPRRRKTRSPSPRRRSPVKRERKRSPSRSPRRKASPVGGSSPPPPLMQLPSKPLEQLVEPDTSGRAMPEPVVQEASSTCDTVVEVVKADSVTEVKEPSPEKIQKKEERPRSREREKDSRRERPHHRSRSHSRSRRRRSRSRSFSPRRRQSPRRRMSPRRRSPPRRGPTGSRHRHRRSPVRRRRSRSASSSGSSSSGSRSPKKAMKRISNTPPRKQAHHPDASISPAGKDRRSPSPRARRGRGSASPPRSSGLKRKQGGRGDSPSDNAKSRPSEGSESEEDKNEKGATADSVQQRRQYRRQNRQTSSDTGSSSSEDEGPKRPKAGPGARNGEARRRRSRTPSPRRRHRDASPRKRRSPSPGGRRRRSPSPPRRRRSPSPPRRRSPSPPPRRRSPSPRRYSPPIQRRYSPSPLPPQKRRFSNSPSKRSSPGAKRRPSRSPKRRSSPAQRRRTPPSSASPPRHRRSPMLPSVRPSRDTRSPVAAASRLSPSPANRGRAVRGSTSPQGRFETSSTSPCSQRRQSPSHTGKPIRRVSRTPEPRNNQRPSPSPQPMRRVSSRSRSVSPQPVAPKRPAAASASPSPSRSASVSPPPAKKASSGSGSQSPSKNSDVDGSGKKKKKKKEKKHKKEKKHKKHKKHKKEKSGAAGTGDGQENQGVDEDGESRKESDSEVDDSLDDLEKHLREKALRSMRKAQISPSQMS
- the srrm1 gene encoding serine/arginine repetitive matrix protein 1 isoform X3, which encodes MGSYLPLILYLPLFQWPYGLFSPPFVCVLQHPDSKVMQINLTGFLNGKNAREFMKDLWPLLLSAQENIAGIPSAFLEQKKEEIKQRQIEQEKLASLKKVDEDKKEKDKDIRDRAQSKSPRRRKTRSPSPRRRSPVKRERKRSPSRSPRRKASPVGGSSPPPPLMQLPSKPLEQLVEPDTSGRAMPEPVVQEASSTCDTVVEVVKADSVTEVKEPSPEKIQKKEERPRSREREKDSRRERPHHRSRSHSRSRRRRSRSRSFSPRRRQSPRRRMSPRRRSPPRRGPTGSRHRHRRSPVRSRRRSRSASSSGSSSSGSRSPKKAMKRISNTPPRKQAHHPDASISPAGKDRRSPSPRARRGRGSASPPRSSGLKRKQGGRGDSPSDNAKSRPSEGSESEEDKNEKGATADSVQQRRQYRRQNRQTSSDTGSSSSEDEGPKRPKAGPGARNGEARRRRSRTPSPRRRHRDASPRKRRSPSPGGRRRRSPSPPRRRRSPSPPRRRSPSPPPRRRSPSPRRYSPPIQRRYSPSPLPPQKRRFSNSPSKRSSPGAKRRPSRSPKRRSSPAQRRRTPPSSASPPRHRRSPMLPSVRPSRDTRSPVAAASRLSPSPANRGRAVRGSTSPQGRFETSSTSPCSQRRQSPSHTGKPIRRVSRTPEPRNNQRPSPSPQPMRRVSSRSRSVSPQPVAPKRPAAASASPSPSRSASVSPPPAKKASSGSGSQSPSKNSDVDGSGKKKKKKKEKKHKKEKKHKKHKKHKKEKSGAAGTGDGQENQGVDEDGESRKESDSEVDDSLDDLEKHLREKALRSMRKAQISPSQMS
- the srrm1 gene encoding serine/arginine repetitive matrix protein 1 isoform X4; this translates as MQINLTGFLNGKNAREFMKDLWPLLLSAQENIAGIPSAFLEQKKEEIKQRQIEQEKLASLKKVDEDKKEKDKDIRDRAQSKSPRRRKTRSPSPRRRSPVKRERKRSPSRSPRRKASPVGGSSPPPPLMQLPSKPLEQLVEPDTSGRAMPEPVVQEASSTCDTVVEVVKADSVTEVKEPSPEKIQKKEERPRSREREKDSRRERPHHRSRSHSRSRRRRSRSRSFSPRRRQSPRRRMSPRRRSPPRRGPTGSRHRHRRSPVRSRRRSRSASSSGSSSSGSRSPKKAMKRISNTPPRKQAHHPDASISPAGKDRRSPSPRARRGRGSASPPRSSGLKRKQGGRGDSPSDNAKSRPSEGSESEEDKNEKGATADSVQQRRQYRRQNRQTSSDTGSSSSEDEGPKRPKAGPGARNGEARRRRSRTPSPRRRHRDASPRKRRSPSPGGRRRRSPSPPRRRRSPSPPRRRSPSPPPRRRSPSPRRYSPPIQRRYSPSPLPPQKRRFSNSPSKRSSPGAKRRPSRSPKRRSSPAQRRRTPPSSASPPRHRRSPMLPSVRPSRDTRSPVAAASRLSPSPANRGRAVRGSTSPQGRFETSSTSPCSQRRQSPSHTGKPIRRVSRTPEPRNNQRPSPSPQPMRRVSSRSRSVSPQPVAPKRPAAASASPSPSRSASVSPPPAKKASSGSGSQSPSKNSDVDGSGKKKKKKKEKKHKKEKKHKKHKKHKKEKSGAAGTGDGQENQGVDEDGESRKESDSEVDDSLDDLEKHLREKALRSMRKAQISPSQMS